The sequence AGGTACATATCAGTGTCCTCACACTCTTGTATCtcgttttctttctctctctttcgaAGCCCTCCCCCCCGTTTCGTGTCTAGATACTTGTCTGTATCGTTTTACGTGCCACGCATTTCCCCCACACCGCAGAAGGCTGGATGTTCGCTCGTTAATTTGACGGCGCCATTGCCCTTCTAGGCTGATAGTAAAATTTGGTGGTGCGCTAAACCCAAAAGTCCCTCTTCTGAGTTCACGGTATCTATTCTGTTGAGGCCTCCCCGCCGTTCTCGCCCCACGCAATATGTCAGCCATCGACTGCCCTTCCTTTTTCGGCTGACGAACTTAGCAAACCACAACCACGCCACTCGCTTATGCGTTCTCTTTCAATGAATACCAAAATTCCGACTCATACACATCTCCAATTTCTCAAACACCACCATGACATTTCCTATTTTCAGAATATAAACCATAAACGAGAGTCTGGAACGAAAACACAATGCCGGAAAGATCCTTGAACCCATTACTTTAAACGTTTGTCTCCCCCGCTGGATTCTTTTCCTCCACTTTCCTACAGAATCTTTTTAGAGTATCGGGGCTTGCACCAACTCATTGAGTTATACAGAGACATTGCCGGTGAACATGTTTGATCACGCCCCATTCATTACAATCTATCCATAATTTCCCGGATTTTTAAGATCTGCCCAAGCACCCCTAAGGCTTGCTGAGGGACTGACACGTATCTTTGCCTCACAGAATAGTCAATCGCATTGGATTTCGTGCTATGTGCTAGTGGATCACCCCATTCCTGATCCTGCAACACTGTATTCCGACCTCAACAACTTCTATTCCACACACATCACTCTGTGCGCAGGGATTGGAAgcagagtattttttttctgttcaagCCTTCGTTCTTAGTTGACTTCGTTCTAGTGTGCGGGTGTTACTTCTGTGGTGTGTGGCTGTTGGTGTTGtcgtggctgtgtgtgtggtgtgtgtaaaaCAAATTACCTGTTGTTGTTCAGTAATTCGTAATTACAAAAAAGAGACCAACTCATAGAACAGCCAAGCACATCTTTCACGATAAGAACGATTGCACGTAGTCGTGGTTCATACAACGGGCTATGCGTGTGGGTTTGTACTTCGcctgtgtggggtgtgtgtgtgtgtcgaggtCCCCGTCGCTTTTGCTGGTGTTAGTTGTCTGCTTTCCGCCCTCGTCGCTTTTTGTCGTGgcgttgtgtgtttttgtgtctgctCGCCCCTGTTTCCGCGGGCCCTCGGTGTTATGTCCCGTACATTGACATTTATTTCTGCATTGTACTATGTTTCTCCCCCTTTGTTGATGACCATTATGGGGTAAAAGCTCTTCCTGACCTCACACTGCTCCAACGTGTACAGCTTTTCCTCAGCTGTACATGCCCAAAGAGTTTGTCTTAATCCTCTGATGAAGTAACTCTGTGtctggatttgtgtgtgtgtgtgtgtgtgtgtgtgtgtgtgtgtgtgtgtgtgtgtgtgtgtgtgtgtgtgtgtgtgtgtgtgtgtgtaaatgtatttagtgcaAGTGGCTCTCTGTCAGACCCCGTCGCATTTATCCCGCTGCTCTGTGTGGATTTGCTGCTAGTTTTGCctgtttaaattttttgttacccctttatttaatttttatttaatttattcattccttCCTACAATAAAATCAGCAATGCTATCAAACACCCACTCGTGTCTGACTCTTTGTCTGTTTGGAACCTTGAAGCATCTTAACTTGCTTTGGTCAccttataattatatattttttagattattattgttaataataataataatgataataataataataataataataataataataattaatagtggtagtagtaataataataataacaataataataataataatagtaataataatctgaataatattgttattaataataatgaataattattataattattattattaaataataataaaccacaaATAATTGCTGCACAGTGTTTTAGTCTTTCACAGAAATCAAAGGGTTTACATGGCAACTTGTGACGTCACGCGACATCAAAGGATATGTGATAGCAGTTAAAGTTGGGTTTGAAATTGGACGACGGTCCCTTATTTGGAAACGAACGGTTTTTAGGCCAaattgtgtgtggggggggaaaACCTTAATAAACACTATAACGTGTGTTTTCTCAGCTGATAgcgtacacacacatgataaaatgaaaataggttaaaaataaaactagtgAAAATACACAGCTTATAAAGTTCTCGTAGATTCTACAAAGATTGAACAAAATTGACGTGTTCACATCGCCTCGGACTTGCTATATAGGGGCACTACATGCTACATGCtacacactaaccctaacacactaTCTAGTGCACTTCATTTACAAAGTCTAGCCGTTTGACATACGGCTTCTGATTGACCGTGCGCGCGCTACGTTGCCATGGTGATATCGGGTTATAAAGCGTTCACGCGTTCCAGGCAACAGAGCAAAGCAGTGAGGAGTTTGTAAGTGGAGACGGTTTTAACTTTACTTACATCGTTATAATTACACGTGTAAAAAgttctgttttattgtgtttagacAGAGCGGAGTGTAATGGACACCAGTAGCGGTCTGGATCATGATCCTGTTCATCCTCAGCTTGtagacacacacaactgtaagGTCTGtctggttacacacacacacacacacacacgcacgcacacacacagctgtaaggTCTGtctggttacacacacacacacacacacacacacacacacacacacgcacgcacacacacagctgtaaggTCTGtctggttttacacacacatacacacacatacacacacacacacacacagctgtaaggTATgtctggtcacacacacacacacacacacacacacacacacacacacacacacacacacacacacacacacacacacacacacacacacacagctgtaaggTATGtctggttacacacacacacacacacacacacacacacacacacacacacacacacacacacacacacaacagctgtAAGGTCTGtctggttacacacacacacacagacacacagagctgtAAGGTATGTCTACGTAAGGTCTGtctagttacacacacacacatatacacacatacacacacacacacacacacagctgtaaggGGTTTGtctggttttacacacacacacacacacacatacacacatatacacacacacagctgtaaggTTTGtctggttacacacacacacacacacacacacagctgtaaggTCTgtctggtcacacacacacacacacacacacacacacacacacacacacacacacacacacacacacacacacagacatacacacagatgttcacacacacatacatttttcttcattatacagtatataatatttttaatacgTTAAACTTACATTATAATGTGAatgaactgttactatagagaAGGAAAACATTATAACGAGCACGTGAGTCAAGAATTCAACAGTTCTGTGGGATAATTTACTTCAAGGTGCAGTGTGTTTGTCTGGGATGTGTGTATAATTCCTGATCTTAGGAGTCCATCTGTTTAATGTCATTCCTCCAGAATGCACCACTTCCTCCTGTTCTGCAGAGACGAGCTCCTCGAACCCCACAATACATCACCTCCTACATGGAGCATGACCCCAAACCTGTAAATGATGTATTGAGAAACGTCAGTTATTCGAAAGCAGCTCCACACTGGCGCACGCATTATCTGAGTGATCTGGCTAAgaaggtaataataataataataataataataataataataataataataataataataataataatacattcagTTCTATGTTGCGACAGTgaagtatatttttttatggAAGTCATCTATAACCAGTCATGAAGTGATAAATTATGTTTGTGGATCATTTGAGTTCAAAGCCCTTTCTGGGTGCCTGTAGTGATCAGTGTGGCAGGCACCAAGGCTGTGATAATCTGCCCCTGgagataaggtgtgtgtgtgtgtgtttgtgtgtgtgtttgggtgcaGCTGCGAGACAGCCGATCAGTCAGACTCGTGTCTGCGCCGCCTGTCAGTGAGATGAAGGATCAGTACAGGGTACGATCAGCTCCATACCAGCCTCTGGAGCCTCACTACAGGACGCCGCAGGTACGAAGATGGGAGCAAGGGGTCACAAAGTTTTGAAATTTCTCTTATGGGGAATCTGGGTCTCAATCATAACGATGTGCTAAAGCTTTATTGTTAACTAGTGTAAATATTAAGCATTAAAATAACCTATATTTAAAGTAGGATTACATCCAAAGCGAGGTTTATGCGAATGCGCTTGTTGTACGTAAcgcgttattgtttctatagcaacaacatcTATAGGAACTTGTATGACATATGCTTGAAATAATCTCATGCTAATGACAAACAGTCTAAGATAACTTGTTGTTATTAACCAAagttattattacaatattattataacttctcgggtcacggggagcctgtgcctatctcaggcgtcatcgggcatcgaggcaggatacaccctggacggagtgccaacccatcacagggcacacacacactctcattcactcacacactcacacactacggacaattttccagagatgccaatcaacctaccatgcatgtctttggaccgggggaggaaaccggagtacccggaggaaacccccgaggcacggagagaacatgcaaactccacacacacaaggcggagcgggaatcgaacccccaaccctggaggtgtgaggcaaacgtgctaaccactaagccaccgtgcctccccatattaaaaaactttaaatgtttattttttcatattttaaatgtaatcattttaatgaGACATTATAATTAAGGATAGCAGGTAGCGTCTGTGCAAGCTTGCATGTAGCATcgatttgaatttaattgatttgaaacagtggttagcacgtccgcctcacaccttcagggttggaggttcgattcccgcctcggtgcccgatgacacctgaggcacaggctccccgtgacccgagcagttcggataagcggtagaaaatgaatgagtgaatgaatgatttgaaaCAAGTCTAAGGTCCATGTTCATTCTGTGCACACGAAAAagcattattttacatttcctcTAGTGAGTCAACAGAATTTGGTGCATGGATTTTCTTCTAATTAAACTATCCGACCAGAGGGGAGGAGATTACGAGGAAAGTGgggaaggagaaaagagaaaaaggaaggcATTAATGCTAAATAACGATGATTCATGCAAAGTCTGCTTACGCAAAGCTTTTCTTAGCCTAAGGATTATAGAGCTCTCAGCATGCACGTTCTTGCTAATGGAGCTGATGGAGGGACTAATGCCACTCATGATTATTTTAATCAGACACTGCACGGACAACTCCATCAGCCTTCGGGTCTGCAGCCCGAAGAGCCGGCAATCAGCACAACACACGCAGACTACAGGCGCTTCAGCAGGTAAGCAGCAGGGGGCAGTTTATACACTCACTGAGCATTACAGTGAATAGTGAGCGGGGTTTAACATTGCTTCACTTTACAAAAAAGACTTCACAAGGTTCCTTTAAGATTCTGGTCCATGCTGATATGATTGCATCATGCAGATTTGAATCATTCATGCTTTCCtgttctaccacatcccaaaagTGTTCTCAGATCCGGTGACGTAAAGGTCACCGAAGAACACTGGACTCACCGTCATGCTCAAGAGACGACATTTCGCTTTATGACACGCTGCATTATCGTGCTTACTTATCATGTTAGGGATTAGAAGATGTTAAATTGTGTCATATGAAAAGATGC is a genomic window of Tachysurus fulvidraco isolate hzauxx_2018 chromosome 15, HZAU_PFXX_2.0, whole genome shotgun sequence containing:
- the zgc:193811 gene encoding uncharacterized protein zgc:193811, whose amino-acid sequence is MDTSSGLDHDPVHPQLVDTHNCKNAPLPPVLQRRAPRTPQYITSYMEHDPKPVNDVLRNVSYSKAAPHWRTHYLSDLAKKLRDSRSVRLVSAPPVSEMKDQYRVRSAPYQPLEPHYRTPQTLHGQLHQPSGLQPEEPAISTTHADYRRFSRSELDLLSGTDDSPTHKHLTKSDTLPRLQALEAPPSTSSQLQLHRPPVPVPHGGRSSLYMDSIGLPASLPMSCTTSMVALAGTNHKGESERSLLEHVLDVPEMYGTENQTYGKGKIVLV